The DNA window ACTTTACATCCCCTCTTGATGGTTCAAGATACTGCTTACTTGCTGCACCATAACGTTTTTCTACACTGGTAGCCTCTTCAAGCAGATATTTCTGTCTTTCAAATTCGGTCCTATCAATGATTCCTGCATCCAGTGCAGATTCAAGGGCAAAAAGCACTCCTTTTGTATTATCACTGTAGCCTGCATGTACTTCCACTTCAATAACCGGAATATCCAGATTTGCATCCAGAACCGGTTCATGTAAATCTTCACCGATAATCATACTCGCGCATGTACCCACTATACCGATAAGACCCGGATTGAACAGGTCAACTGCTTTATTGATTACATTTACAAGCTCGTCATGACCCCCAAACACGAAACAGTTTTCATCAAGAGCTGTTGTCAATACATGAATTCCGTCCTCTTCCAGCAACCGTGCATGTTTAAAAGAACATCCCGGAGGACCGTGAAGGATTGCTACATCCACATTGAGGTCTCTTAGGGTATACAGCGCAGCTACTATTGAACTGGGACGTGGATGGATAATTGAAAGTTCTTTGGTTTTGGGATTTGTACTCATGTTCATCCTCTTAGTATTTCACCTGAAACATTTAACATTTGATATTATAAGGTTGTCAGATACATGGCTTGAATTTACAATTTCAAAAGCAACTTTTAAACCTTCATCAAGGGTTGATGTATGATATGCATCTTTTAATTTAATGTTATGCAATCTATCTCCGACAAGTATCAACTGGTCGATGTCGCTACTTCTGAGATTTA is part of the Methanohalobium evestigatum Z-7303 genome and encodes:
- the cfbD gene encoding Ni-sirohydrochlorin a,c-diamide reductive cyclase catalytic subunit — translated: MSTNPKTKELSIIHPRPSSIVAALYTLRDLNVDVAILHGPPGCSFKHARLLEEDGIHVLTTALDENCFVFGGHDELVNVINKAVDLFNPGLIGIVGTCASMIIGEDLHEPVLDANLDIPVIEVEVHAGYSDNTKGVLFALESALDAGIIDRTEFERQKYLLEEATSVEKRYGAASKQYLEPSRGDVKYRVGKRIIELLKEGKRGITIMNAKKETGYMFADITLAVNQVASKLGKESNIVNMANTNDNVGLPRVRQHAQNIMDDFNENDVDVHELIGGMDEYPITGDEINRLIEEKYSDYDFAVISGVPHAIPMDNLSDMEIVSVTNGPRQVFPLKDMGHDHVIVEVDLHPKTLGVDYIVESEFGATLREIINE